GCATTGAAGGAATGATTTTGCAGACGAATCTACCATCATTCTATCACCTTGCTATTCAGATACAACTTCAAATTCAATATCGTATTTCGATTCTTGTCCAAAATCAATTGTTGCGGTGTAAGTTCCTAAGACCTTCACTTCTTCGGGGATAATGATTTTTCGGCGGTCAATCTCCACTCCAGTTTGTTTTTTGATGACCTCTGCCAATTGAAGGTTGGTGACACTACCAAAAATCTTATCCGTTGTACCTACTTTTGCACCTATCTTTAAGGTAGCTGCATTGATTTTGGCAACAACTTCTTCAATTTTGGCGAGCAATCTATCCTCTTTCATCTTGATTTGGCGAAGTCGCTCAGCAATCGTTGCTTTATTCGCACGATTCGCAACAATAGCCAATTTGTTGGGAAGCAGATAATTTCTACCATAACCACCTTTCACCGTCAAGGTATCAAAACGATAACCCAATTTTTCTACGTCCTCTAATAAAATGATTTCCATGGTATATTACAGACTTTATAAAATTTATTTCAAAAATACATATATTCTCCAACCGAATCCAATTGAAGAAACCAATTATTGATTACCAACCTACTTCATTAAGTCGGTTACATAAGGTAAGATAGCAATGTGTCTTGCTCTTTTGACCGCTTGCGCCACTCTTCTTTGGAATTTCAAGGAATTACCTGTCAATCGTCTTGGTAAAATTTTACCTTGCTCGTTCAAGAATTTCTTCAAAAACTCAGGGTCTTTGTAATCAATGTATTGAATCCCGCTTTTTTTGAAGCGACAATATTTCTTTTGACTTTGACCAATTTTAGGAGAAGTTAAAAATCGAACTTCTTGATTTGCGTTTCTTGGTTTTCTAGATGCCATATTTTATAGTAACTCTACTTTTTAGGCTGCTAATTTTAGCTGGCTGGCTTTTCACCAATGGATAAATGCCAAAATTAGGTTGCCTTGCTTTTGAATCTTAATTGTTTTCAACTTTTTTGTCCTCTGATCTTTTTTCATCAGGTCTTTTCTTTCTGTTGCGTCCCACCAATCCTTGACGTTTCTTTTCGTTGTACTCTTTGGCATATTTATCCAATCGAGTCGTCAAAAACCGAAGCACACGCTCATCTCTTTTGAGTTGTAATTCCATTTTAGCCACGATTTCTGTGTCTGCTATGTACTCTACAACCATATATACCCCAGTCGTTTTTTTCTTAATAGGGTATGCCAATTGTTTTAAACCCCAAAAATCTTTCTCAACGATTTCGGCACCATAAGTAGTTAACAACTCTACATAAGCGTTTGCCAACTCTTTTTGCTCTGCATCTTTCAGCACGGGGGTAATAACGACTACCAATTCATAATTTCTGACCATTACTTCAATTCTTCATTTTGAATCATATAGAAAAAGCGAGCGCAAAGATAGGAATTTTATCTTATTTTCACACCCTCGATTTATTTTTTTATGACAAGCCACTATCTTTGTGTCTATTCAAAACCCAAAGATACCCACTTTCATGAATCTAAATCCCATTCAATAAATCAACATACAGATGACTCTACGTGACAATATAGCCTTAGCACTCACTTCCATCAAAGGAAATTTTCTCAGAACAGTCCTTACTTTTCTGATTATTGCCTTCGGAATCATGGCTTTAGTAGGCATACTCACCGCTGCTGACGGTATCAAAGCCTCTCTTCAATCCAATTTTGCAACAATGGGAGCCAACAACTTTACTATCCGCAAAAAAGGGGGCGGCATTCATGTGGGCAGAAGAGGAAGGGCGGCAAAAAAAAATTACAAAGATTTTGAACTCGATCAAGCTCTCGACTTCAAAGAACGCTACACCTACCCTGCTGCCATTTCCATCTCCAATGTGGTCAGCTATGGCAGTACGCTCAAATATGAATCTGAAAAAACAAACCCAACGATTCAATTGATTGGAGGGGACGAAAACTACCTAACAGTCAGTGGATATGACATTGAAGTAGGGCGCAATTTTTCGGAAATGGACGCAGGAAGCGGCAGAAGTGTTGTTTTGCTCGGAAACGATGTTGCCAAAAAATTGTTTAAAACAACAGAAAAGGCTGTGGATGAAATTGTGTCTGTAAACAACAGAAAATACAAGGTCGTAGGCGTATTGGCTCCAAAAGGTTCGAGCAGCATTTTTAGTAGCGACAATGTGGCAATTATACCACTGCTCAATGCAAGGGCAGTCTATGGATCAGATAGCAAAAGTTATGCAGTGACGATTTCGGTCAATGATACCTATGGTTTAGATGCAGCTGTTTCGGAAGCAACTGGATTGATGCGAACGATTCGCAAACTTCGCTTCAATGAAGAAGACGATTTTGACATTTCCAAAAGCGATATGCTATCAAATATGTTGGTCGAACAATCGAGTTATGTTACCGCTGCTGCAACCATGATAGGATTCATCACCTTATTGGGAGGTGCTATTGGATTGATGAACATCATGTTGGTTTCGGTCACAGAGCGTACCCGTGAAATTGGCATCAGCAAAGCCGTTGGCGCAAAACGCAGCACCATTCTTGCCCAGTTCCTCGTGGAAGCCATCACCATCTGCCAAATTGGTGGACTGTTGGGCATCGTTTTGGGCATTGCAGCAGGCAACGGAGTTTCGATGCTCTTAGGTGGACCGTTTATCATTCCGTGGAAATGGATCATTGGCGGGTTGGTACTCTGTGTAATTGTCGGTTTGGTATCGGGCATCTATCCTGCAATGAAAGCATCGAAAGTAGATCCGATTGAATCGTTGAGGTATGAGTGATAGTTGAGCGATAGCGAAATCCCGATTTTTCATCGGGATTGAATGGTTGAATGGTTGAATGGTTGAATGGTTGAATGGTTGAATGGTTGAATGGTTGAATGGTTGAATGGTTGAATTAAGAAAACTATTTACATCGCCCCACAGTTCCACAATAAAACAATAAAAATTGAACACAATTTCTGCATATATACAAGGCTTGTTCAATACCCTTTCTAAATTCAGAATTGTAGGGATACTCTATGGCTGCAATCTTTTATTTGGATTGGTGATTGCCTTGCCATTACACAGCGTATTGAAGGACAGTATCGGGCAATCCTTTGAAATTCAGAAAATAATCACGGGTTTTGACAACACCGTTTTTACAGATTTTATGAACGCACACGGTGATTTATTGCAGCCCTTATTGAGTCAATTTCAATGGTTGTCCGTTCTGTATATCCTCTTATTCGTTTTCCTCAATGGAGGAATTATCCATGTATTGACGGGAAAACCAAAATTTTGGGAAGGATCTGCTCTGTATTTTTGGCGTTTCTTTAGGCTATCGCTGCTTTTTTTCTTGCTCCACCTCCTCACTGCCATGCTGGTTTTCGGCATTCTCTATTTTATTGTTTCTCATGGGTTTGACCTATTCAACAGCGAAATACCCATTTATTGGAGTATTGTATTCGCTATTGTTCTCTACCTATTTTTGGCAAGTATAGTCAGTGCTTTGTCGGATTACGCCAAAATCCGAATGGTGACACACGAAAGTCAATCCGCTATTCAAGCTATGCTACACGCTTTTGGTACGGTCTTCCGAAATTTTCGACAAACTTATGGCTTGTACTTCTTCAATATTTGTATCATTGGATTACTCTATTTCCTCTATTGGACATTGCACTCCAACGTGTCAACGAGCAGTTTTTTTGTCATTGCCTTCATCATCTTTGTTCAACAAGTACTGATGCTGCTCAGACTGGGCGCAAAAGTGGTGAACCTATCTAGTGCATTGGAGGTGTATCGGTGGATGAGGCGGTGAGCTTTGTTAAAGATTTTTGAGATAAATCCAATCTACAGATTAAAGAAAACCCACCTCCTTATTTGGATAGCTCGCTGAAACGATGTACTTTGATGCTTTATCAGCGAGCTATAAATAAAAATATGAAAGAACAACTGATTGGAAGGCAAAAAGAGCAAGAGCAACTTCAGAAAGCATGGACTTCAAAACGGGCAGAAATGGTGGCAGTCATTGGTCGCCGTAGGGTTGGAAAAACCTTTTTGGTACGCTCTTTTTTTGACTATACTTTTGACTTTGAAATAACTGGGATTCAAGATGCA
The Chitinophagales bacterium genome window above contains:
- the rpsF gene encoding 30S ribosomal protein S6 encodes the protein MVRNYELVVVITPVLKDAEQKELANAYVELLTTYGAEIVEKDFWGLKQLAYPIKKKTTGVYMVVEYIADTEIVAKMELQLKRDERVLRFLTTRLDKYAKEYNEKKRQGLVGRNRKKRPDEKRSEDKKVENN
- the rplI gene encoding 50S ribosomal protein L9, which produces MEIILLEDVEKLGYRFDTLTVKGGYGRNYLLPNKLAIVANRANKATIAERLRQIKMKEDRLLAKIEEVVAKINAATLKIGAKVGTTDKIFGSVTNLQLAEVIKKQTGVEIDRRKIIIPEEVKVLGTYTATIDFGQESKYDIEFEVVSE
- a CDS encoding ABC transporter permease yields the protein MTLRDNIALALTSIKGNFLRTVLTFLIIAFGIMALVGILTAADGIKASLQSNFATMGANNFTIRKKGGGIHVGRRGRAAKKNYKDFELDQALDFKERYTYPAAISISNVVSYGSTLKYESEKTNPTIQLIGGDENYLTVSGYDIEVGRNFSEMDAGSGRSVVLLGNDVAKKLFKTTEKAVDEIVSVNNRKYKVVGVLAPKGSSSIFSSDNVAIIPLLNARAVYGSDSKSYAVTISVNDTYGLDAAVSEATGLMRTIRKLRFNEEDDFDISKSDMLSNMLVEQSSYVTAAATMIGFITLLGGAIGLMNIMLVSVTERTREIGISKAVGAKRSTILAQFLVEAITICQIGGLLGIVLGIAAGNGVSMLLGGPFIIPWKWIIGGLVLCVIVGLVSGIYPAMKASKVDPIESLRYE
- the rpsR gene encoding 30S ribosomal protein S18, with the protein product MASRKPRNANQEVRFLTSPKIGQSQKKYCRFKKSGIQYIDYKDPEFLKKFLNEQGKILPRRLTGNSLKFQRRVAQAVKRARHIAILPYVTDLMK